One genomic region from Salinicola endophyticus encodes:
- a CDS encoding FAD/NAD(P)-binding oxidoreductase has translation MSETPAAPTASTTRHHDVVIVGGGAGGIATAASLHRRQPDLDVAIVEPAQDHFYQPGWTLVGGGVFTPEQTRRSMRSVMPSFVTWHQTRAERLLPESRQVALGDGSTLGYRALVVAPGLELDWQAIEGLEESLGSHGVTSNYRFDLAPYTWSLVQAMRGGKALFTQPPMPIKCAGAPQKAMYLACHEWEKQGVLGDIEVNFHNAGGAMFGVADFVPALDAYVQRYGIHKQFQQDLIAVDGSAQKARFRVTAGETSEEIETDFDMLHVVPPQRAPRLVRESPLANAGGWLDLDAETLQHNRFSDVFGLGDASGTGNAKTAAAVRKQAPVVADNLLAALDGKPMPSGYAGYGACPLTVERGRVVLAEFGYGGQLQPTFPSWLNQATRPTRLGWHLKAQQLPFIYWHLLLKGREWLARPQARG, from the coding sequence ATGAGTGAGACCCCAGCCGCACCGACGGCATCCACCACCCGGCACCACGATGTGGTGATCGTCGGCGGCGGTGCCGGCGGCATCGCCACGGCGGCGAGCCTGCATCGACGCCAGCCCGATCTGGATGTCGCCATCGTCGAGCCGGCGCAGGATCACTTCTATCAGCCCGGCTGGACACTGGTCGGCGGTGGCGTCTTCACCCCGGAGCAGACGCGCCGTTCGATGCGCTCGGTAATGCCGAGTTTCGTCACCTGGCATCAGACCCGTGCCGAGCGCCTGCTGCCAGAATCCCGCCAGGTCGCGCTGGGGGACGGTTCGACGCTCGGCTACCGGGCGCTGGTGGTGGCGCCGGGGTTGGAGCTCGACTGGCAGGCGATCGAGGGGCTCGAAGAGAGCCTGGGCAGCCATGGCGTCACCTCCAACTACCGTTTCGATCTGGCGCCCTACACCTGGTCGCTGGTGCAGGCCATGCGCGGCGGCAAGGCGCTGTTCACTCAGCCGCCGATGCCGATCAAGTGCGCCGGGGCGCCGCAGAAGGCGATGTATCTCGCCTGCCATGAATGGGAAAAGCAGGGCGTCCTGGGCGATATCGAGGTCAACTTCCACAACGCCGGCGGGGCGATGTTCGGCGTTGCGGATTTCGTCCCGGCGCTGGATGCCTACGTTCAGCGCTACGGTATCCACAAACAGTTCCAGCAGGATCTCATCGCCGTGGATGGCTCGGCGCAGAAGGCGCGCTTTCGCGTCACCGCCGGGGAGACCAGCGAGGAGATCGAGACCGATTTCGACATGCTCCACGTGGTGCCGCCCCAGCGTGCCCCGCGGCTGGTGCGTGAATCGCCTCTGGCCAACGCCGGCGGCTGGCTCGATCTCGATGCCGAGACCCTTCAGCACAACCGTTTCAGCGATGTCTTCGGGCTCGGCGATGCCAGCGGTACCGGCAACGCCAAGACCGCCGCGGCGGTGCGCAAGCAGGCCCCGGTGGTGGCGGACAACCTGCTGGCGGCCCTCGATGGCAAGCCGATGCCCTCCGGCTATGCGGGCTATGGCGCCTGCCCGCTGACGGTCGAAAGGGGGCGCGTGGTGCTGGCGGAGTTCGGTTACGGCGGCCAATTGCAGCCGACATTCCCGTCCTGGCTCAATCAGGCCACCCGGCCGACCCGGCTCGGCTGGCACCTCAAGGCGCAGCAGTTGCCCTTCATCTACTGGCACCTGCTGCTCAAGGGGCGCGAATGGCTGGCCAGGCCGCAGGCGCGGGGGTGA
- a CDS encoding MBL fold metallo-hydrolase has product MHTFALSRGDRERGRPDVAGFFDPRTFSVQYVVSDPATRHCAIIDPVLDFDEKSGATATHHADELLAYIAREGLEVAWILDTHPHADHFSAARYLHDKTGAPTAIGAQVVEVQALWKRIYNWPALPTDGSQWDRLFRDGETFTLGDLPVRVMHSPGHTLASITYVIGDAAFVHDTLFQPDFGTARADFPGGSAHQLWHSIQAILALPDDTRLFTGHDYMPDGREPQWESTVREQRQHNKHRLGESSEAEYVALRQQRDHELPMPKLILHALQVNVRGGRLPEPEDNGKRYLKIPLDALEGAAWE; this is encoded by the coding sequence ATGCACACCTTCGCTCTCTCCCGTGGTGATCGGGAACGCGGCCGGCCCGATGTCGCCGGTTTCTTCGATCCGCGCACCTTCAGCGTCCAGTACGTGGTCAGCGATCCGGCCACGCGGCACTGCGCGATCATCGACCCGGTGCTCGATTTTGATGAGAAATCGGGGGCGACCGCCACCCACCACGCCGATGAGCTGCTCGCCTATATCGCCCGCGAAGGCCTCGAGGTCGCGTGGATTCTGGATACTCACCCCCACGCCGATCACTTCTCCGCCGCGCGCTACCTGCACGACAAGACCGGCGCGCCGACCGCCATCGGCGCCCAGGTGGTCGAGGTCCAGGCGCTATGGAAGCGCATCTACAACTGGCCGGCGCTGCCCACCGACGGCAGCCAGTGGGACCGCCTGTTCCGCGATGGCGAGACTTTCACCCTGGGTGACCTGCCGGTGCGGGTGATGCACTCGCCGGGGCACACCCTTGCCTCGATCACCTATGTGATCGGCGACGCCGCCTTTGTCCATGACACCCTGTTCCAGCCCGATTTCGGCACCGCCCGGGCCGACTTTCCCGGGGGTAGCGCTCACCAGCTATGGCATTCGATCCAGGCGATTCTGGCGCTGCCCGACGACACCCGGCTGTTCACCGGCCACGACTACATGCCCGACGGCCGCGAGCCGCAGTGGGAGAGCACGGTGCGCGAGCAGCGCCAGCACAACAAGCACCGCCTGGGGGAGAGCAGCGAGGCGGAGTACGTCGCACTGCGTCAGCAGCGCGATCACGAGCTGCCGATGCCCAAGCTGATCCTGCATGCGCTGCAGGTGAACGTGCGCGGGGGCCGCCTGCCGGAGCCGGAAGACAACGGCAAGCGCTACCTCAAGATCCCGCTGGATGCGCTGGAGGGCGCGGCCTGGGAGTGA
- a CDS encoding aspartate ammonia-lyase, whose amino-acid sequence MMATPDLGTDADAIPTREEKDLLGVLPVPQSAYYGIQTQRAVENFHLSGVPLAHYPKLVIALAMVKQAAAEANHELGYLDANRLEAIRHACQTLIAGEHHDQFVVDMIQGGAGTSTNMNANEVIANLALEHLGHAKGDYAHLHPNNHVNMAQSTNDAYPTAIRLGLLLGHDALLGSLAQLRDALADKGVAFADVLKMGRTQLQDAVPMTLGQEFNAFATTLGEDLGHLEAQIPRLLCEVNLGGTAIGTGINSDPRYQRLAVERLGAISGQPLVPAQDLIEATSDMGAFVLFSGMLKRLAVKLSKICNDLRLLSSGPRAGFNEINLPPRQPGSSIMPGKVNPVIPEAVNQVAFEVIGNDLALTMAAEGGQLQLNVMEPLIAYKLFDSIRLLTRAMHMLREHCIEGITANEAHCREMVERSIGLVTALNPHIGYDNATRIAREALVSGRGVLELVLEENLLDEASLADILRPENMIAPRLAPLRV is encoded by the coding sequence ATGATGGCGACCCCGGATCTCGGCACTGACGCCGACGCGATCCCCACCCGTGAAGAGAAGGACCTGCTGGGCGTGCTGCCCGTGCCCCAGAGCGCCTATTACGGCATCCAGACCCAGCGCGCGGTGGAGAACTTCCACCTGAGCGGCGTGCCCCTGGCGCACTATCCCAAGCTGGTGATCGCGCTGGCCATGGTCAAGCAGGCCGCGGCGGAGGCCAATCACGAGCTGGGCTATCTCGACGCCAACCGGCTGGAGGCGATCCGCCACGCCTGCCAGACGCTGATCGCCGGCGAGCACCACGATCAGTTCGTGGTCGACATGATCCAGGGCGGGGCGGGTACCTCGACCAACATGAACGCCAACGAGGTGATCGCCAATCTGGCACTCGAACACCTCGGCCACGCCAAGGGTGACTACGCCCACCTGCACCCCAACAACCACGTCAACATGGCGCAGTCGACCAACGACGCTTACCCCACCGCGATCCGCCTCGGCCTGCTGCTGGGCCACGATGCCTTGCTGGGTAGCCTGGCGCAGCTGCGCGATGCGCTGGCGGACAAGGGCGTGGCCTTCGCCGACGTGCTCAAGATGGGCCGCACCCAGCTGCAGGATGCGGTGCCGATGACGCTGGGCCAGGAGTTCAACGCCTTCGCCACTACCCTGGGCGAGGATCTGGGCCACCTGGAGGCGCAGATTCCGCGCCTGCTGTGCGAGGTCAACCTGGGCGGCACTGCCATCGGTACCGGGATCAACTCCGACCCGCGCTATCAGCGCCTGGCGGTGGAGCGTCTCGGCGCGATCAGCGGCCAGCCGCTGGTGCCGGCCCAGGATCTGATCGAGGCCACCTCCGACATGGGCGCGTTCGTGCTCTTCTCGGGCATGTTGAAGCGCCTGGCGGTGAAGCTCTCCAAGATCTGCAACGACCTGCGTCTGCTCTCCAGCGGCCCGCGCGCCGGCTTCAACGAGATCAACCTGCCGCCGCGCCAGCCCGGCAGCTCGATCATGCCCGGCAAGGTCAATCCGGTAATCCCCGAGGCGGTCAACCAGGTGGCGTTCGAGGTGATCGGCAACGACCTGGCGCTGACCATGGCCGCCGAGGGCGGGCAGCTCCAGCTCAACGTGATGGAGCCATTGATCGCCTACAAGCTGTTCGACTCCATCCGCCTGCTGACCCGCGCCATGCACATGCTGCGCGAGCACTGCATCGAGGGCATTACCGCCAACGAGGCCCACTGCCGTGAGATGGTGGAGCGTTCGATCGGGCTGGTCACCGCACTCAACCCGCATATCGGCTATGACAACGCTACGCGCATCGCCCGCGAGGCGCTGGTCTCCGGCCGCGGCGTGCTGGAGCTGGTGCTCGAAGAGAACCTGCTCGATGAAGCCTCGCTCGCCGATATCCTGCGTCCGGAGAATATGATTGCGCCCAGGCTAGCGCCGCTGCGGGTCTAG
- a CDS encoding type II toxin-antitoxin system prevent-host-death family antitoxin has product MESVNIHEAKTRLSRLLAKAAQGEGFIIAKAGKPIAKVTAIDSPGAGQQKRLGFMQGQFKVPEDFDRMGEEEIADMFGA; this is encoded by the coding sequence ATGGAATCCGTCAACATTCACGAAGCCAAGACCCGGCTCTCGCGGCTGCTCGCCAAAGCTGCGCAGGGGGAAGGATTCATTATCGCCAAGGCTGGCAAGCCAATCGCCAAGGTCACGGCCATCGATAGCCCGGGCGCCGGTCAGCAGAAGCGGCTTGGCTTCATGCAAGGCCAGTTCAAGGTTCCCGAGGACTTCGATCGTATGGGCGAGGAAGAGATCGCTGACATGTTCGGAGCCTGA
- a CDS encoding type II toxin-antitoxin system VapC family toxin, with the protein MNLLLDTHVLLWAAAEPNRLSAEAVALIDDNDNRLYFSAASLWEIVIKTGLKRADFQVDPHLLRRGLIDNGYLELPITSQHALAVSHLPDIHKDPFDRILIAQAESEGFLLLTADELVARYPGPIRRI; encoded by the coding sequence GTGAATCTGCTACTCGATACCCATGTGCTGCTATGGGCCGCCGCAGAGCCGAACCGTCTATCCGCAGAAGCCGTTGCGCTGATCGACGATAACGACAATAGGCTCTACTTCAGCGCCGCGAGTCTTTGGGAGATCGTGATCAAGACAGGTCTGAAGCGCGCGGACTTCCAGGTCGACCCGCATCTATTGCGCCGCGGGCTGATCGACAATGGCTATCTTGAGCTACCCATTACCTCTCAGCACGCCCTGGCCGTTAGCCACTTGCCGGATATTCATAAGGATCCGTTCGACCGTATCCTGATCGCCCAGGCCGAGTCCGAAGGCTTTCTTCTGCTGACGGCGGACGAGCTGGTCGCGCGTTATCCAGGGCCGATTCGGCGGATTTGA
- a CDS encoding amidase, translating to MTNDIHYWLDTQDGVGLGQCVRNGEVSSAQLVEAVIERLERVEPQLNAVVERRYDSARECCRRPVDATKAFAGVPTLIKDLFAPLEGALMTQGSRALDAVPAPFDDELVARLRRAGCLPLGTTTSPEFGTSYTTESSLHGATRNPWDPDCSAGGSSGGAAALVAARVVPFAHGNDGGGSLRVPASCCGVFGFKPSRGLMPSGPLVGEGWGGLAVAHAITLSVRDSAALLDATAGADLGAPYAAPTMPVSYQAATERDPGALRIGLIEGPALASEAAAVARQSAALCESLGHRVEPVTLPLDWEAFYHRCFDIIGPSTRETLETLGEMRGAPIDEQLLEPRTRVMLRERGSLDATRYIAAINEMHALGRRLAALMQQFDVLLSPTLARQPPRIGELDAFDERLSLAEIIDAFHGYCPFTALFNATGQPAMSLPLYWTEAGLPLGTHVAGRFGEESLLLSLAAQLERARPWAGKRPLIHAGSR from the coding sequence ATGACGAATGACATTCACTATTGGCTGGATACGCAAGACGGGGTGGGGCTCGGCCAGTGCGTGCGCAACGGCGAAGTATCCAGCGCGCAACTGGTGGAGGCGGTCATCGAACGTCTCGAACGCGTCGAACCGCAGCTCAATGCGGTGGTCGAGCGGCGCTACGACAGCGCCCGCGAGTGCTGCCGCCGGCCCGTGGATGCCACGAAGGCATTCGCCGGCGTGCCGACGCTGATCAAGGATCTCTTCGCGCCGCTGGAAGGCGCGCTGATGACCCAGGGCTCGCGCGCCCTCGATGCGGTACCCGCGCCCTTCGACGATGAACTGGTGGCGCGCCTGCGCCGGGCCGGGTGTTTGCCGCTGGGTACGACGACCTCGCCCGAGTTCGGTACCTCCTACACCACCGAATCGAGCCTGCACGGCGCCACCCGCAACCCCTGGGACCCGGATTGCAGCGCCGGCGGCTCCAGCGGTGGGGCGGCGGCGCTGGTGGCCGCTCGGGTGGTGCCCTTCGCCCACGGCAACGATGGCGGCGGCTCGCTGCGCGTGCCCGCCTCCTGCTGCGGGGTGTTCGGGTTCAAGCCGAGCCGCGGGCTGATGCCCTCGGGCCCGCTGGTCGGCGAAGGTTGGGGCGGCCTGGCCGTCGCCCACGCCATTACCCTCAGCGTACGTGACAGCGCCGCGCTGCTCGACGCCACTGCGGGGGCCGACCTCGGCGCGCCCTACGCGGCGCCGACGATGCCGGTGAGCTATCAAGCGGCGACCGAGCGTGACCCCGGGGCGCTGCGCATCGGGCTGATCGAAGGCCCGGCGCTGGCCTCGGAGGCCGCGGCCGTCGCCCGCCAGAGCGCGGCGCTGTGCGAGTCGCTGGGGCACCGCGTCGAACCGGTCACGCTGCCGCTCGACTGGGAGGCGTTCTATCACCGCTGTTTCGACATCATCGGCCCCAGCACCCGCGAGACCCTGGAAACCCTGGGCGAGATGCGCGGTGCGCCCATCGACGAGCAGCTGCTGGAGCCGCGCACCCGGGTGATGCTGCGTGAGCGCGGTAGCCTCGATGCCACCCGTTACATTGCCGCGATCAATGAGATGCACGCCCTGGGCCGGCGATTGGCGGCGCTCATGCAGCAGTTCGACGTGCTGCTGTCGCCGACCCTGGCACGCCAGCCGCCGCGCATCGGCGAGCTCGACGCCTTCGACGAGCGGCTCTCGCTGGCTGAGATCATCGACGCCTTCCACGGCTACTGCCCCTTCACCGCGCTGTTCAACGCCACCGGTCAGCCGGCGATGTCACTGCCGCTCTACTGGACCGAGGCCGGGCTACCGCTGGGCACCCACGTTGCCGGGCGCTTCGGCGAGGAGAGCCTGCTGCTCTCGCTCGCCGCCCAACTCGAACGCGCCCGCCCCTGGGCTGGGAAGCGGCCGCTGATCCACGCGGGGTCGAGATAG
- a CDS encoding MFS transporter yields MSGVAPMGRRQPGAREGAVLLLGSSLTIVGSVMVAPVLPKMMAEFAPTHPHAELWVPLAITGPALAIALFAPVAGWLADRVGRKPMLVVATLLYAILGALPAQLEALMGVVAVRLAFGVAEAMVMTGCSTLIADYWRGEQRLRYVNGQVITIGLVGAIFFALGGMLGETSWRTPFYLYLLPLLLVPFMLRVLWEPSLARQQAPDQAPGEGRVDVAALVAGCVLIGLGMVLCFVVTIQTPAILVGLGVTSSTLIGLCAGWALLASLLGALLWPWARRALGLHGCNGLLLLLLAAGLWILAEAPDYKGVLLAVTLHGIGAGMLVPNAMAPVMSALTPRTRGRGMGLFTGCLYIGQFVSPLVVGLAADIGGDLTHAILLLAALAALYALGWGGVALRGRAGLAATRHDRSPS; encoded by the coding sequence ATGAGCGGCGTGGCGCCAATGGGCAGGCGTCAGCCCGGGGCGCGCGAAGGGGCGGTATTGCTCCTGGGCAGCAGTTTGACCATCGTCGGTTCGGTGATGGTGGCGCCGGTGCTGCCCAAGATGATGGCGGAATTCGCGCCTACCCATCCTCATGCCGAGCTCTGGGTGCCGCTGGCCATCACCGGGCCGGCGCTGGCGATCGCATTGTTCGCGCCGGTGGCCGGCTGGCTGGCGGATCGTGTCGGGCGCAAGCCAATGCTGGTGGTCGCGACCCTGCTCTACGCCATTCTGGGCGCGCTGCCGGCGCAGCTCGAAGCGCTGATGGGCGTGGTCGCCGTGCGGCTGGCGTTCGGCGTGGCCGAGGCCATGGTCATGACCGGCTGTTCGACCCTGATCGCCGACTACTGGCGCGGCGAGCAGCGCCTGCGCTACGTCAATGGCCAGGTGATAACCATCGGGCTGGTCGGGGCGATCTTCTTCGCCCTGGGTGGCATGCTCGGCGAAACCTCCTGGCGAACCCCCTTCTATCTCTATCTGCTGCCACTGCTGCTGGTGCCGTTCATGCTGCGCGTGCTGTGGGAGCCCTCCCTCGCGCGTCAGCAGGCGCCCGACCAGGCGCCGGGCGAGGGCCGGGTGGACGTGGCCGCGCTGGTGGCCGGCTGCGTGCTGATCGGCTTGGGCATGGTGCTGTGCTTCGTCGTCACCATCCAGACGCCGGCGATCCTGGTCGGCCTGGGCGTGACATCCAGCACCCTGATCGGGCTGTGCGCGGGCTGGGCGCTGCTCGCCTCGCTGCTGGGGGCACTACTCTGGCCCTGGGCGCGGCGGGCGTTGGGGCTGCACGGCTGCAATGGGCTGCTGTTGCTGCTGCTCGCCGCCGGGCTATGGATACTCGCCGAGGCGCCCGACTACAAGGGCGTGCTGCTGGCAGTGACTCTCCACGGGATCGGCGCCGGCATGCTGGTGCCCAACGCCATGGCGCCGGTGATGAGCGCCCTGACACCCAGGACCCGCGGCCGAGGGATGGGCCTGTTCACCGGCTGTTTGTACATCGGCCAGTTCGTCAGCCCGCTGGTGGTGGGCCTCGCGGCGGATATCGGCGGCGATCTGACACACGCCATTCTGCTGCTCGCCGCGCTCGCGGCGCTCTACGCCCTTGGCTGGGGTGGCGTCGCGCTGCGCGGCCGCGCGGGTCTGGCCGCCACCCGACACGACCGTTCCCCTTCTTGA
- a CDS encoding helix-turn-helix domain-containing protein → MRYHVRGFRDSQQHAAAIAGWQQVYAQLGPGCLSSELLLLSGERFQIIHEVFDKRVVQYGKAPADRFCVSLATAPTVDDPRGKVASPRLLMLRGGGEFLLHAPAGMALLSFCVDLERLRRLAEIELGAAGVARLTALPALEVPLARLEAIRLAIFRHVGGLGRRRGDDDGLRERSLEETLMTLLLDLWLEVGGNTPRRGVGVSAYLVRQSQALVLAEPARPPSVLELCERLHVSRRTLQDSFQREVGMPPVAFLRSLRLNAVRRKLASAAARGATVGDVAQEMGFNHLSHFAANYHQLFGEYPSETWRRA, encoded by the coding sequence ATGCGATACCACGTGCGTGGCTTCCGCGACTCCCAGCAGCACGCGGCAGCGATCGCCGGCTGGCAGCAGGTCTATGCGCAGCTCGGACCCGGGTGTCTCAGCAGTGAACTGCTGCTGCTGTCGGGCGAGCGCTTCCAGATCATTCACGAAGTGTTCGACAAGCGCGTCGTCCAGTACGGCAAGGCGCCCGCTGATCGCTTCTGTGTGTCCTTGGCCACTGCCCCGACCGTGGATGATCCGCGGGGCAAGGTGGCATCTCCGCGCCTGCTGATGCTGCGCGGCGGCGGCGAGTTCCTGCTGCATGCCCCGGCCGGCATGGCGCTGCTGTCGTTCTGTGTCGATCTCGAGCGGCTGCGGCGCCTGGCCGAGATCGAGCTGGGCGCGGCCGGGGTGGCGCGCCTCACCGCGCTGCCGGCGCTGGAGGTGCCCCTGGCGCGGCTCGAGGCGATCAGGCTGGCGATCTTCCGCCACGTCGGCGGCCTTGGCCGGCGGCGTGGCGATGACGATGGCCTGCGCGAACGTAGCCTGGAAGAGACCCTGATGACCCTGCTGCTCGATCTGTGGCTCGAGGTCGGCGGCAACACGCCGCGGCGCGGTGTCGGCGTGAGTGCCTATCTCGTCAGACAGAGCCAGGCGCTGGTGCTGGCCGAGCCGGCGCGGCCCCCCAGCGTGCTGGAGCTGTGTGAGCGGCTGCACGTCAGCCGACGCACGCTGCAGGACAGCTTCCAGCGGGAGGTGGGCATGCCGCCAGTGGCGTTTCTGCGCAGCCTGCGGCTCAACGCCGTGCGCCGCAAGCTGGCGAGCGCCGCGGCCAGGGGCGCCACGGTGGGCGACGTGGCCCAGGAGATGGGGTTCAATCATCTCAGCCACTTTGCGGCGAACTATCACCAACTGTTCGGTGAATATCCCTCCGAGACCTGGCGGCGGGCCTGA
- a CDS encoding CynX/NimT family MFS transporter, translating to MSRSTLPHRGLLTLVALLLVALNLRPALTSVSPVLGSIAEALSLSPSVQGILTTLPVLFLGLAAPLAPRLVRRLGPERSVFLALLVLGVALALRPYVGALGLLLGSALAGGCIGVIGVLLPGIVKRDFPERVSIMTGLYTVALNLGASAAAGTTEPLRQALGADWQGALAFWLLPAVLAALLWLPQLRGSAATRVAARTGARLRHDPLAWQVSLFMGLQSSLAYTVFGWLPTLLQDRGLAPVTAGLALSVSILLQVTTALAAPWIGSRMKDQRAVLVAVMGLTLTGLMGCLYAPIGGIWLWVVILGLGQGGTFSMALTLLALRAPDALTAASLSAMAQGIGYTLAALGPLLVGLLHDWSGGWNAVGGLLVAIALGAMVAALGAGRDRQVASVQGG from the coding sequence GTGTCCCGTTCCACTCTGCCCCACCGGGGCCTGCTCACTCTCGTTGCGCTGCTGCTGGTGGCGCTCAATCTGCGTCCGGCGCTCACCAGCGTCTCGCCGGTGCTCGGCAGTATCGCCGAGGCGCTGTCACTCTCGCCCAGCGTGCAGGGCATCCTGACCACGCTGCCGGTGCTGTTCCTGGGGCTGGCCGCGCCGCTGGCGCCACGTCTGGTACGTCGCCTGGGGCCGGAGCGCAGCGTGTTCCTGGCGCTGTTGGTGCTAGGGGTGGCGCTGGCGCTACGCCCCTACGTCGGCGCCCTGGGGCTGCTGCTGGGCTCCGCCCTGGCCGGCGGCTGCATCGGCGTGATCGGGGTGCTGCTGCCGGGTATCGTCAAGCGCGACTTCCCCGAGCGGGTCAGCATCATGACCGGGCTCTACACCGTGGCGCTCAACCTCGGCGCCTCGGCGGCGGCCGGCACCACCGAGCCGCTGCGCCAGGCGCTGGGGGCGGACTGGCAAGGCGCGCTGGCGTTCTGGCTGCTGCCCGCGGTGCTCGCCGCGCTGCTGTGGCTGCCGCAACTGCGCGGCAGCGCGGCTACCCGGGTGGCGGCCCGCACCGGAGCGCGCCTGCGCCACGACCCGCTGGCATGGCAGGTGTCGCTGTTCATGGGGCTGCAGTCGTCGCTCGCCTATACCGTCTTCGGCTGGCTGCCGACGCTGTTGCAGGATCGCGGCCTGGCGCCGGTAACCGCGGGGCTGGCGCTGTCGGTGTCGATTCTGTTGCAGGTGACCACGGCGCTGGCAGCGCCGTGGATCGGCAGCCGCATGAAAGATCAGCGTGCGGTGCTGGTGGCGGTGATGGGGCTGACGCTCACTGGCCTGATGGGCTGCCTGTATGCGCCCATCGGTGGCATCTGGCTGTGGGTGGTGATCCTCGGGCTGGGTCAGGGCGGCACCTTCAGCATGGCGCTGACCCTGCTGGCGCTGCGCGCACCGGATGCGCTGACTGCGGCCAGCCTCTCCGCCATGGCCCAGGGCATCGGCTACACCCTGGCGGCGCTGGGGCCGCTGCTAGTGGGCTTGCTGCACGACTGGAGCGGCGGCTGGAACGCGGTCGGCGGGCTGCTGGTGGCCATTGCGCTGGGCGCCATGGTCGCGGCCCTGGGCGCCGGCCGCGACCGGCAGGTGGCCTCGGTTCAGGGCGGCTGA
- a CDS encoding carboxylate--amine ligase, which yields MEKNPDKGYIALLGWSLGAVEAAAAFDRRYVVVAPEWAEEYCRQHEIPYLPWNFERLNDRSMEIAETLRDMGVDAAVPLFEETVEWAGAINSVLMQNPRLHGQAVLFRDKALMKRRAQLGGIRVGIFEEAHEKSDVVRFFKRVNQTLLKLDGDPEDPIHLKAFDKAGCLGHRVIRTYEEIDAIPESEYPLLMESHLDGWEFAVEAWVWDGKIQFLNISEYVTLGYSVFVPATPELEQYREQITRQIELLIKTFDIQFGQIHPEYFVTSDGTMYFGEVAYRPPGFKAFELIERAYGFNAYQASMLVFDPKATAEEVAAFFPEPVTGAKGHAGCFGVYPRRRVVSRLEIPEETEQHPYFDYHELSTPLEETVTKRTAFGTHWGLLFFFGEDPHTLRDLLKHQESLDFYV from the coding sequence ATGGAAAAGAATCCCGACAAGGGCTACATCGCGCTGCTGGGCTGGAGCCTGGGCGCGGTGGAGGCCGCTGCAGCCTTTGATCGTCGCTATGTGGTGGTCGCCCCGGAGTGGGCCGAAGAGTACTGCCGCCAGCACGAGATCCCCTACCTGCCGTGGAACTTCGAACGTCTCAACGATCGTTCGATGGAGATCGCCGAGACCCTGCGCGACATGGGCGTGGACGCGGCGGTGCCGCTGTTCGAGGAGACGGTGGAGTGGGCCGGGGCAATCAACTCGGTGCTGATGCAGAACCCGCGCCTGCACGGCCAGGCGGTGCTGTTCCGTGACAAGGCGCTGATGAAGCGCCGCGCGCAGTTGGGCGGCATCCGCGTGGGCATCTTCGAAGAAGCCCACGAAAAGAGCGATGTGGTGCGCTTCTTCAAGCGCGTCAACCAGACGCTGCTCAAGCTCGACGGCGACCCCGAGGATCCGATCCACCTCAAGGCCTTCGACAAGGCTGGCTGCCTCGGGCACCGGGTGATCCGCACCTATGAAGAGATCGACGCCATCCCCGAGAGCGAGTACCCGCTGCTGATGGAGAGCCATCTGGACGGCTGGGAGTTCGCCGTCGAAGCCTGGGTCTGGGACGGCAAGATCCAGTTCCTCAACATCTCCGAATACGTCACCCTCGGCTACTCGGTCTTCGTCCCGGCGACGCCGGAGCTGGAGCAGTACCGCGAGCAGATCACGCGCCAGATCGAGCTCTTGATAAAGACCTTCGATATCCAGTTCGGCCAGATCCACCCGGAGTACTTCGTCACCAGCGACGGCACCATGTACTTCGGCGAGGTCGCCTACCGCCCGCCGGGGTTCAAGGCGTTCGAACTGATCGAGCGCGCCTACGGCTTCAATGCCTATCAGGCGTCGATGCTGGTGTTCGACCCCAAGGCCACCGCCGAAGAGGTCGCCGCCTTCTTCCCCGAGCCGGTCACCGGGGCCAAGGGCCACGCCGGCTGCTTCGGCGTCTATCCGCGCCGGCGTGTGGTCAGCCGCCTGGAGATCCCGGAGGAGACCGAGCAGCACCCCTATTTCGACTACCACGAACTCAGCACGCCGCTGGAGGAGACCGTGACCAAGCGCACGGCGTTCGGCACCCACTGGGGGCTTCTGTTCTTCTTCGGCGAAGACCCGCACACCCTGCGCGACCTGCTCAAACATCAGGAGTCGCTTGATTTCTACGTCTGA